Proteins encoded together in one Stigmatella aurantiaca window:
- a CDS encoding carbohydrate binding domain-containing protein: MMPWRVRPLALAMLLTGLCPAAFAGTATVYYYTPYKGWSSAYLHHNASGTWTSVPGTPLSAACSQWMVKVVTTGTASTFQAAFTDGQNRWDNPNNQSGTNYVIPTQGTHQVKNGQLLSNAGNPCATGTHQAEVFYYTKSRGWSTVNLHYAPTGGTWTQAPGETMNEQACTDWVRKTVSLGSATGLTAAFNNGSAWDNNGNANYTLGTGRSTVKDGIVTANAASPCTVQPPDTTPPSVPSGVSASVSYTQIQLTWTASTDDRGVTGYELTRTGGSQGTKVLTSSTASFSDAGLEARTPYSYTIRAVDAAGNKSSASAAVQATTGDAPPAPAGGQPLGGDIRGDAIYFVMTARFYDGDASNNRGGSMHTKSGNAANNDPMFRGDFKGLIQKLDYIKALGFSAIWITPVVLNRSDYDYHGYHGWDFSKVDPRLESPGASYQELINAAHAKGIKIIQDVVYNHSSRWGAKGLWSAKVYGVRDSQWSWYYDAPVSGFEYNGLTVEPTSGKSYYNGDLWSTAEPADNTCRNWGVPTGAYSQEGYRIYNCQWPNPTSGMFPSQYFHPCWIGNWEGEDSRSCWIHEDLADFNTESTPVQTFLINTYNQYIGMGVDGFRIDTAVHIPRITWNRRFLPAARQYAEQRFGAKGKDFFMFGEVGSFVNDKWNRGSVNHSAQFFTWKERKDYTSNDVQAALDQYTYENSLGTSNQPTSTNAFLQGNAYHTPDHSQFSGMSVIDMRMHMNFGEASNAFWNGKDSDDSYNDATYNVVYVDSHDYGPNKSSTRYAGGTDAWAENMSLMWTFRGIPTLYYGSEIEFQQGKPIDCGPTCPLATTGRAYYGDNLEGSVAASDFGAVSSASGKVAETLNKPLVKHLQRLNQIRRRIPALQKGQYSTDGVSGTMAFKRRFTDTATGVDSFALVTISGSATFSGVPNGTYKDAITGDVKTVGNGTLTASVSGKGNLRVYVLELPGNPAPGKIGADGPYLKP, encoded by the coding sequence ATGATGCCCTGGAGAGTCCGCCCTCTGGCTCTGGCCATGCTCCTGACCGGGCTGTGCCCAGCCGCCTTTGCTGGCACCGCCACTGTTTACTACTACACACCTTACAAAGGATGGAGCAGCGCCTACCTTCACCACAACGCCAGTGGAACGTGGACCTCCGTCCCTGGCACGCCGCTGAGCGCCGCGTGTTCTCAATGGATGGTCAAGGTCGTCACCACCGGGACGGCCAGCACCTTCCAGGCCGCCTTCACGGATGGTCAGAACCGTTGGGACAATCCCAACAACCAATCGGGCACCAACTACGTCATCCCCACGCAGGGCACCCACCAGGTCAAGAACGGGCAGTTGCTCTCCAACGCGGGCAATCCATGCGCCACGGGCACCCACCAAGCCGAGGTGTTCTATTACACCAAGAGCCGGGGCTGGAGCACCGTCAACCTCCACTACGCGCCCACGGGGGGCACCTGGACCCAAGCGCCAGGGGAGACGATGAACGAGCAGGCCTGCACGGACTGGGTCAGGAAGACGGTGTCCCTGGGCTCGGCCACCGGACTGACCGCAGCGTTCAACAACGGCTCCGCCTGGGACAACAACGGCAACGCGAACTACACGCTGGGCACCGGGCGGAGCACCGTGAAGGATGGCATCGTCACGGCGAATGCCGCCTCACCGTGTACCGTCCAGCCTCCGGACACCACGCCCCCCTCGGTTCCCTCGGGCGTGAGCGCCTCGGTGAGCTACACCCAGATCCAGCTCACCTGGACGGCCTCCACGGATGACCGGGGCGTGACGGGGTATGAGCTCACGCGCACGGGTGGTTCTCAAGGGACGAAGGTGCTGACCTCCAGCACGGCCTCCTTCAGCGACGCCGGGCTGGAGGCTCGCACCCCTTACAGCTACACGATCCGGGCCGTGGATGCGGCGGGCAACAAGTCCTCCGCCAGCGCTGCCGTCCAGGCCACCACGGGCGATGCGCCGCCCGCGCCCGCGGGCGGCCAGCCCCTCGGAGGCGACATCCGGGGCGACGCCATCTACTTCGTCATGACCGCGCGCTTCTACGACGGCGATGCATCCAACAACCGCGGCGGCAGCATGCACACCAAGTCGGGCAACGCCGCCAACAACGACCCGATGTTCCGGGGAGACTTCAAGGGGCTCATCCAGAAGCTGGACTACATCAAGGCCTTGGGCTTCTCCGCCATCTGGATCACCCCGGTGGTGCTCAACCGCTCGGACTATGACTACCACGGCTACCATGGCTGGGATTTCAGCAAGGTCGATCCGCGCCTGGAGTCGCCCGGGGCGTCCTACCAGGAGCTGATCAACGCCGCCCACGCCAAGGGCATCAAGATCATCCAGGACGTGGTGTACAACCACTCCAGCCGCTGGGGCGCCAAGGGGCTGTGGTCCGCCAAGGTCTACGGCGTGCGCGACAGCCAGTGGTCCTGGTACTACGACGCGCCCGTCTCAGGCTTCGAGTACAACGGGCTCACCGTCGAGCCCACCAGCGGCAAGTCCTATTACAACGGCGATCTCTGGTCCACGGCGGAGCCCGCCGACAACACCTGCCGCAACTGGGGCGTGCCCACGGGCGCGTACAGCCAGGAGGGCTACCGCATCTACAATTGCCAGTGGCCCAATCCCACCTCGGGCATGTTCCCGTCCCAGTACTTCCACCCGTGCTGGATTGGCAACTGGGAGGGCGAAGACTCGCGCAGCTGCTGGATTCACGAGGACTTGGCGGACTTCAACACCGAGAGCACGCCGGTGCAGACCTTCCTCATCAACACCTACAACCAATACATTGGCATGGGGGTGGATGGCTTCCGCATCGACACCGCCGTCCACATTCCACGCATCACCTGGAACCGCCGCTTCCTGCCCGCCGCCCGCCAGTACGCCGAGCAGCGCTTCGGCGCCAAGGGCAAGGACTTCTTCATGTTCGGCGAGGTGGGCTCGTTCGTGAATGACAAGTGGAACCGCGGCTCCGTCAACCACTCCGCCCAGTTCTTCACCTGGAAGGAGCGCAAGGACTACACCTCCAATGACGTGCAGGCCGCGCTCGACCAGTACACCTATGAGAACTCGCTGGGCACCAGCAACCAGCCCACCTCCACCAATGCCTTCCTCCAGGGCAATGCCTACCACACGCCGGACCACAGCCAGTTCTCGGGCATGAGCGTGATTGACATGCGCATGCACATGAACTTCGGCGAGGCCAGCAACGCCTTCTGGAATGGCAAGGATTCAGACGACAGCTACAACGACGCCACCTATAACGTCGTGTATGTGGATTCCCACGACTACGGCCCCAACAAGTCCTCGACGCGCTACGCGGGCGGCACCGATGCGTGGGCGGAGAACATGAGCCTGATGTGGACGTTCCGGGGCATCCCGACGCTGTATTACGGCTCGGAGATCGAGTTCCAGCAGGGCAAGCCCATCGACTGCGGCCCCACGTGCCCGCTGGCCACCACGGGCCGTGCCTATTACGGAGACAACCTCGAAGGGAGCGTGGCGGCCTCGGACTTCGGCGCGGTGTCCAGCGCCTCGGGCAAGGTGGCGGAGACGCTGAACAAGCCGCTGGTGAAGCACCTCCAGCGCCTCAATCAGATCCGCCGCCGCATTCCCGCGCTTCAGAAAGGCCAGTACTCGACCGACGGTGTCTCGGGCACCATGGCCTTCAAGCGCCGCTTCACGGATACCGCCACGGGCGTGGACAGCTTCGCCCTGGTGACGATCTCCGGCAGCGCCACCTTCAGCGGCGTGCCCAACGGCACCTACAAGGACGCCATCACCGGGGACGTGAAGACGGTGGGCAACGGCACGCTGACCGCCAGCGTGTCGGGCAAGGGCAACCTCCGGGTGTACGTGCTGGAGCTCCCGGGCAACCCCGCCCCCGGGAAGATCGGCGCGGACGGCCCGTACTTGAAGCCGTAG
- a CDS encoding serine/threonine-protein kinase, whose amino-acid sequence MQQPPLPPDALWPDTAIDTWRLLDRAGCGTYGAVYRAVRNGQSPVALKLALYPGDKRFEREAELLRRIQHPSVPRMVESGQWVGGPWEKSYPYLVMDWADGVPLYQWARSTHPTGRQVLQILARLGRALQATHEAGCLHRDVKGDNALVGPGGRLTLVDFGCGTYPGAPPLTEGPLAPGTRPYRSPQALKHQRSPWRNITPYEASAADDVYALGVTAYRMVTGVYPPSPLEKMARPPAHTLNPNVLPELSALIERMLSESPWRRGSTEDLAQALEAAAANAGPEADVPFVIHEPVRTHVLPSTVRAAPSRWRELARLTPAFAAVAAYALIYFSMQEAPQTPGTFPLKARPEESLKVGMARAAADAARFFPLTPAPSVVPVVAYDMPSRALKGQKRPPCRPRGEVEINGACWVRLDLELPCREAGYEYKGKCYVPLIAEERPDTSGLR is encoded by the coding sequence ATGCAACAGCCCCCCCTTCCCCCCGATGCCCTCTGGCCCGACACCGCAATCGACACCTGGCGTTTGCTGGACCGGGCCGGCTGCGGCACCTATGGAGCCGTTTACCGTGCCGTGCGAAACGGACAGTCCCCCGTGGCCCTCAAGCTGGCGCTCTACCCCGGCGACAAACGCTTCGAACGCGAAGCGGAGCTCCTGCGCCGCATCCAGCACCCCTCCGTGCCGCGCATGGTGGAGTCCGGCCAATGGGTGGGCGGCCCCTGGGAAAAGTCCTATCCGTACCTCGTCATGGACTGGGCCGACGGCGTGCCCCTCTACCAGTGGGCCCGCTCGACGCACCCCACCGGGCGCCAGGTCCTTCAGATCCTCGCGCGGCTGGGCCGCGCCCTCCAGGCCACCCACGAGGCGGGATGCCTGCACCGGGACGTGAAGGGCGATAACGCGCTCGTGGGCCCCGGGGGGCGGCTGACCCTCGTCGATTTCGGGTGCGGGACGTACCCTGGCGCCCCTCCCCTCACCGAGGGCCCCCTGGCCCCCGGCACGCGCCCCTACCGGAGCCCGCAGGCCCTGAAGCATCAACGCTCGCCGTGGCGCAACATCACCCCCTACGAGGCCAGCGCCGCGGACGATGTCTATGCCCTGGGCGTCACCGCCTACCGGATGGTCACCGGGGTGTATCCCCCCTCGCCGCTCGAGAAGATGGCCCGGCCTCCGGCCCACACGCTCAACCCGAACGTGCTTCCGGAGCTCTCGGCGCTCATCGAGCGGATGCTGTCGGAGTCGCCCTGGCGGCGCGGCAGCACGGAGGATCTGGCCCAGGCGCTGGAGGCCGCCGCGGCGAACGCGGGCCCCGAGGCGGATGTCCCCTTCGTCATCCATGAGCCGGTGCGGACCCATGTCCTGCCCTCCACCGTGCGCGCGGCCCCCTCGCGCTGGCGGGAGCTGGCACGGCTCACCCCGGCCTTCGCCGCCGTGGCCGCCTACGCGTTGATCTACTTCTCGATGCAGGAGGCGCCCCAGACGCCCGGGACCTTCCCGCTGAAGGCACGGCCCGAGGAGTCGCTGAAGGTGGGCATGGCCCGGGCGGCGGCCGATGCGGCCCGCTTCTTCCCGCTCACGCCGGCGCCTTCGGTGGTCCCCGTCGTGGCCTACGACATGCCCTCCCGCGCCCTGAAGGGCCAGAAGCGGCCGCCCTGCCGGCCGCGAGGCGAAGTGGAGATCAACGGCGCCTGCTGGGTCCGTCTGGATTTGGAGCTGCCCTGCCGTGAAGCGGGCTACGAGTACAAGGGCAAGTGTTACGTCCCGTTGATCGCCGAAGAGCGCCCGGATACCTCGGGCCTGCGCTAA
- a CDS encoding SAM-dependent methyltransferase, whose translation MRARYTGGQKVPITTLIDDYIHERIHIEGDFGEFIRQRDAVVDYSFVADHFKFLFTRFLPEVINHSQEQDIRIGREHYDRGNDFFGAFLGPRMVYTSGFFLSPNDSLEAAQDQKIRLVCEKLQLKKGERLLDIGCGWGTLVAFAARDYGVDATGITVAEKGAEFANAQCAREGVSKSARVKVLDYRDIPKERYQKISCLEMAEHVGVRKFGRFMEQVYDLLDDDGLFFLQIAGLRAKNGMLGFHFEDLVWGLFMNKYIFPGADASMPLSFVVENLEKAGFEIHSVENIGIHYSLTISRWYDNWMQNRAEIVKTYGEWWFRLWQVFLAWSVEIAAQGSSTAFQVVANKNLNRFNRQRWIGATNLGERDLAAPASPKKTG comes from the coding sequence GTGCGCGCCCGCTACACCGGTGGCCAGAAGGTCCCCATCACCACGCTCATCGATGACTACATCCACGAGCGCATCCACATCGAAGGGGACTTCGGCGAGTTCATCCGGCAGCGCGATGCCGTGGTGGACTACAGCTTCGTGGCGGACCACTTCAAATTTCTCTTCACCCGCTTCCTGCCCGAGGTCATCAACCACTCGCAGGAGCAGGACATCCGGATCGGCCGCGAGCACTATGACCGTGGCAATGACTTCTTCGGCGCCTTCCTTGGGCCCCGCATGGTCTACACGTCCGGCTTCTTTCTCTCCCCCAATGACTCCCTGGAGGCCGCGCAGGACCAGAAGATCCGGCTCGTCTGCGAGAAGCTTCAGCTGAAGAAGGGCGAGCGGCTCCTGGACATCGGCTGTGGCTGGGGAACGCTGGTGGCGTTCGCCGCGCGCGACTACGGCGTGGATGCCACGGGCATCACCGTGGCGGAGAAGGGCGCCGAGTTCGCCAACGCGCAGTGCGCGCGCGAGGGCGTGTCGAAGTCCGCCCGGGTCAAGGTGCTCGACTACCGGGACATTCCCAAGGAGCGCTACCAGAAGATCTCCTGCCTGGAGATGGCCGAGCACGTGGGCGTGCGCAAGTTCGGGCGCTTCATGGAGCAGGTGTATGACCTGCTCGACGACGATGGGCTCTTCTTCCTGCAGATCGCCGGTCTGCGCGCCAAGAACGGCATGCTGGGCTTTCACTTCGAGGATCTGGTCTGGGGCTTGTTCATGAACAAGTACATCTTCCCCGGCGCCGATGCCTCCATGCCGCTGAGCTTCGTGGTGGAGAACCTGGAGAAGGCGGGCTTCGAGATTCACTCGGTGGAGAACATCGGCATTCACTACTCGCTGACCATCTCCCGCTGGTACGACAACTGGATGCAGAACCGGGCCGAGATCGTGAAGACCTACGGCGAGTGGTGGTTCCGGCTCTGGCAGGTCTTCCTCGCGTGGTCGGTGGAGATCGCCGCGCAGGGCAGCTCCACCGCGTTCCAGGTGGTGGCCAACAAGAACCTCAACCGGTTCAACCGCCAGCGCTGGATTGGCGCCACCAACCTCGGCGAGAGAGACCTCGCGGCCCCGGCCTCTCCCAAGAAGACCGGGTGA